Proteins from a genomic interval of Labrus mixtus chromosome 24, fLabMix1.1, whole genome shotgun sequence:
- the LOC132959344 gene encoding receptor-type tyrosine-protein phosphatase-like N isoform X4 has translation MRSPRLWAALCLLLTASCRLCAAARHGCLFEKKLCPRDQLCNDDGLFGQCQAPRQTPVQYQVSVPVLHKLQEVLKDLMVQGLTWRDDITQAIIGRELSHVPTISSSKLHEKSPKQFSRQSGLSQRRVQGPEDPADPEMMQQYVDYMILDPSRSSSVHMQTPLLDPYTYHQQQYGYQDEEERSLNTLDDNPAFPFLTSSSRSRSRGDPLDRDRQILQDLVSFYLSSPSSPSSSSSSSSSSSPSSSSSSSPVQSLSRQKGALAAAASAGFPSSLSSSSSSSSSSSFFPELDFPLDYGEDYVSQVAQLSKQQQQEQAEKKAQDEYDALSGLDERSLQRLSLLLDHYGLDMKDLSSEQRDKLPAALKQLQLDSTFGYKETKDKYGNSADKGKKMTEGSMSYKKPAPEAPPPAVNPPKPEEAQKDSPPPPAEAVKQDKPATKADEYGYIVTNQSVVGPSITFRIRPNSKNLTAGEVAEKAVAEKNFLESETGLKVLQSGVRENNDGKALPLATRVQPGSRWLFTTLVAMACIGSILVAGMTIVCLRHHAHRLAAKKLGLGPEGGSFSHQEYQDLCRQHMASKGAFGRLEAAALGAVGGASGGGAAAVSGGGGGGGGAGGGGGGADSRVSSVSSQFSDGAQPSPSSHSSTPSWCEEPAQANMDISTGHMILAYMEDHLRNKDRLMKEWEALCSYQAEPSAASVALSDPNAKKNRCPDSVPYDHSRVKLKAEINPSRSDYINASTIIEHDPRMPAYIATQGPLSHTISDFWQMVWENGCTVIVMMSALVEDGEKQCDRYWPDEGSSLYHIYEVNLVSEHIWCNDFLVRSFYLKNVQTQETRTLTQFHFLSWPAQGIPTSTRPLLDFRRKVNKCYRGRSCPIIVHCSDGTGRTGTYILIDMVLNRMAKGVKEIDIAATLEHVRDQRPGMVRTKDQFEFALTAVAEEVNAILKALPQ, from the exons ATGAGGTCTCCGCGGCTCTGGGCAGCTCTGTGCCTCCTCCTCACCGCCTCCTGCCGGCTCTGCGCGGCCGCCCGACACG gttgtttgtttgaaaagaagCTCTGCCCGAGAGATCAGCTGTGCAACGATG ACGGTTTGTTCGGACAGTGCCAGGCCCCTCGTCAGACCCCGGTCCAGTACCAAGTGTCTGTGCCTGTCCTGCACAAGCTGCAAGAAGTCCTCAAAGACCTGATGGTTCAAG GTCTGACCTGGAGGGATGACATCACTCAAGCCATCATTGGCCGAGAGCTGAGTCACGTTCCCACCATCAGCTCCTCCAAACTTCATGAGAAGTCGCCCAAACA GTTTTCCAGGCAGTCAGGTCTGAGTCAGAGGAGGGTTCAGGGGCCCGAGGATCCAGCTGACCCTGAGATGATGCAGCAGTATGTGGACTACATGATCCTTGATCCGTCCCGATCCTCCTCTGTGCACATGCAGACCCCCCTGCTGGACCCTTACACCTATCACCAG CAGCAGTACGGCTACCAGGATGAGGAGGAGCGCTCCCTCAACACTCTGGATGATAATCCAGCCTTCCCGTTCctgacctcctcctcccgcTCCAGATCCCGAGGAGACCCTTTGGACAGAGATCGGCAGATCCTCCAGGACCTGGTGTCCTTTtacctctcctccccttcctccccttcctcctcttcttcctcttcctcttcctcctccccctcctcctcctcctcctcctcccctgtgcAGTCCCTCTCTCGCCAAAAAGGGGCTTTGGCAGCAGCAGCGTCAGCAGGATTTCCCTCTTCTTTGTCCTcatcttcctcgtcctcttcctcgtcctccttcttCCCTGAGCTGGACTTCCCTCTGGACTACGGCGAGGACTACGTTTCCCAGGTGGCTCAGCTcagcaagcagcagcagcaagagcAGGCGGAGAAGAAGGCTCAGGACGAGTATGACGCCCTGTCAGGACTGGATg AGCGTTCCCTGCAGAGGCTGTCTCTGCTGCTCGATCACTACGGCCTTGACATGAAGGATTTGTCCTCCGAGCAGAGAGACAAGCTGCCGGCCGCTctgaagcagctgcagctcgACAGCACATTCGGATACAAAGAAACCAAAG aTAAATATGGAAACAGTGCTGACAAAGGAAAGAAG ATGACAGAGGGTTCCATGTCATATAAGAAGCCGGCCCCCGAGGCTCCGCCCCCCGCCGTCAATCCCCCAAAACCAGAGGAAGCTCAGAAAgattctcctccacctcctgctgAAGCGGTCAAACAGGACAAACCAGCAACCAAAGCAGACGAGTACGGCTACATCGTCACCAATCAGAG TGTCGTCGGACCTTCAATCACCTTCAGAATCAGACCGAACTCCAAGAACCTGACGGCTGGAGAAGTGGCGGAGAAAGCAG TTGCAGAGAAGAACTTTCTGGAGTCTGAGACAGGCCTGAAGGTGCTGCAGAGCGGAGTCAGAGAG AACAATGATGGGAAAGCGTTGCCCCTGGCGACCAGAGTCCAGCCTGGCTCCCGCTGGTTGTTCACCACGCTGGTGGCCATGGCGTGCATCGGCAGCATCCTGGTGGCGGGCATGACCATCGTTTGCCTGCGTCACCACGCCCACAGGCTGGCTGCAAAGAAGCTGGGACTGGGACCAGAGGGGGGCAGCTTCAGCCACCAGGAGTACCAG GACCTGTGTCGTCAGCACATGGCCTCCAAAGGCGCCTTCGGTCGCCTGGAAGCCGCTGCCCTGGGCGCCGTGGGAGGAGCGAGCGGAGgaggtgctgctgctgtcagtggaggaggaggaggaggaggaggagcaggaggaggaggaggaggagcagactCGAGGGTGAGCAGCGTGTCATCCCAGTTCAGCGACGGAGCCCAGCCCAGCCCGAGCTCCCACAGCAGCACGCCGTCGTGGTGCGAGGAGCCGGCGCAGGCCAACATGGACATCTCGACGGGCCACATGATACTG GCCTACATGGAGGACCACCTGAGGAACAAGGACCGTCTGATGAAGGAGTGGGAGGCTCTGTGCTCCTACCAAGCCGAGCCCAGCGCCGCTTCTGTGGCCCTGAGCGACCCCAACGCCAAGAAGAACCGCTGCCCCGACTCTGTGCCCT ATGACCACTCCAGGGTGAAGCTGAAGGCGGAGATTAACCCTTCACGCTCTGACTACATCAATGCCAGCACCATA ATTGAGCATGACCCCCGGATGCCGGCCTACATCGCCACCCAGGGCCCCCTGTCACACACCATCTCTGACTTCTGGCAg ATGGTTTGGGAGAACGGCTGCACGGTGATCGTGATGATGTCGGCTCTGGTGGAGGACGGAGAGAAACAGTGCGACCGCTACTGGCCTGATGAGGGCTCGTCTCTCTACCACATCTACGAG GTGAACTTGGTGTCTGAACACATCTGGTGTAACGACTTCCTGGTGCGGAGCTTCTACCTAAAGAACGTGCAGACCCAGGAGACCCGCACACTCACTCAGTTCCACTTCCTCAGCTGGCCTGCTCAGGGCATTCCCACCTCCacacgccccctgctggacttCCGCAG gAAGGTGAACAAGTGCTACAGAGGACGATCCTGCCCCATCATCGTGCACTGCAG TGATGGTACAGGCCGGACTGGGACTTACATCCTGATCGACATGGTTCTTAATCGCATGGCTAAAG gtgtgaaagaGATCGACATCGCTGCTACTCTGGAGCACGTTCGAGACCAGCGGCCCGGGATGGTTCGCACGAAG GACCAGTTTGAATTCGCTCTGACGGCCGTGGCTGAGGAGGTCAACGCCATCCTCAAAGCTCTGCCCCAGTGA
- the LOC132959344 gene encoding receptor-type tyrosine-protein phosphatase-like N isoform X5, with the protein MMQQYVDYMILDPSRSSSVHMQTPLLDPYTYHQQQYGYQDEEERSLNTLDDNPAFPFLTSSSRSRSRGDPLDRDRQILQDLVSFYLSSPSSPSSSSSSSSSSSPSSSSSSSPVQSLSRQKGALAAAASAGFPSSLSSSSSSSSSSSFFPELDFPLDYGEDYVSQVAQLSKQQQQEQAEKKAQDEYDALSGLDERSLQRLSLLLDHYGLDMKDLSSEQRDKLPAALKQLQLDSTFGYKETKDKYGNSADKGKKMTEGSMSYKKPAPEAPPPAVNPPKPEEAQKDSPPPPAEAVKQDKPATKADEYGYIVTNQSPLSLNDGVRLLESLSERSGLSTASIINVSVVGPSITFRIRPNSKNLTAGEVAEKAVAEKNFLESETGLKVLQSGVRENNDGKALPLATRVQPGSRWLFTTLVAMACIGSILVAGMTIVCLRHHAHRLAAKKLGLGPEGGSFSHQEYQDLCRQHMASKGAFGRLEAAALGAVGGASGGGAAAVSGGGGGGGGAGGGGGGADSRVSSVSSQFSDGAQPSPSSHSSTPSWCEEPAQANMDISTGHMILAYMEDHLRNKDRLMKEWEALCSYQAEPSAASVALSDPNAKKNRCPDSVPYDHSRVKLKAEINPSRSDYINASTIIEHDPRMPAYIATQGPLSHTISDFWQMVWENGCTVIVMMSALVEDGEKQCDRYWPDEGSSLYHIYEVNLVSEHIWCNDFLVRSFYLKNVQTQETRTLTQFHFLSWPAQGIPTSTRPLLDFRRKVNKCYRGRSCPIIVHCSDGTGRTGTYILIDMVLNRMAKGVKEIDIAATLEHVRDQRPGMVRTKDQFEFALTAVAEEVNAILKALPQ; encoded by the exons ATGATGCAGCAGTATGTGGACTACATGATCCTTGATCCGTCCCGATCCTCCTCTGTGCACATGCAGACCCCCCTGCTGGACCCTTACACCTATCACCAG CAGCAGTACGGCTACCAGGATGAGGAGGAGCGCTCCCTCAACACTCTGGATGATAATCCAGCCTTCCCGTTCctgacctcctcctcccgcTCCAGATCCCGAGGAGACCCTTTGGACAGAGATCGGCAGATCCTCCAGGACCTGGTGTCCTTTtacctctcctccccttcctccccttcctcctcttcttcctcttcctcttcctcctccccctcctcctcctcctcctcctcccctgtgcAGTCCCTCTCTCGCCAAAAAGGGGCTTTGGCAGCAGCAGCGTCAGCAGGATTTCCCTCTTCTTTGTCCTcatcttcctcgtcctcttcctcgtcctccttcttCCCTGAGCTGGACTTCCCTCTGGACTACGGCGAGGACTACGTTTCCCAGGTGGCTCAGCTcagcaagcagcagcagcaagagcAGGCGGAGAAGAAGGCTCAGGACGAGTATGACGCCCTGTCAGGACTGGATg AGCGTTCCCTGCAGAGGCTGTCTCTGCTGCTCGATCACTACGGCCTTGACATGAAGGATTTGTCCTCCGAGCAGAGAGACAAGCTGCCGGCCGCTctgaagcagctgcagctcgACAGCACATTCGGATACAAAGAAACCAAAG aTAAATATGGAAACAGTGCTGACAAAGGAAAGAAG ATGACAGAGGGTTCCATGTCATATAAGAAGCCGGCCCCCGAGGCTCCGCCCCCCGCCGTCAATCCCCCAAAACCAGAGGAAGCTCAGAAAgattctcctccacctcctgctgAAGCGGTCAAACAGGACAAACCAGCAACCAAAGCAGACGAGTACGGCTACATCGTCACCAATCAGAG CCCCCTCAGTCTGAACGACGGGGTGCGATTGTTGGAGAGTCTGTCTGAGAGGAGCGGCCTCTCCACCGCCTCCATCATCAACGTCAG TGTCGTCGGACCTTCAATCACCTTCAGAATCAGACCGAACTCCAAGAACCTGACGGCTGGAGAAGTGGCGGAGAAAGCAG TTGCAGAGAAGAACTTTCTGGAGTCTGAGACAGGCCTGAAGGTGCTGCAGAGCGGAGTCAGAGAG AACAATGATGGGAAAGCGTTGCCCCTGGCGACCAGAGTCCAGCCTGGCTCCCGCTGGTTGTTCACCACGCTGGTGGCCATGGCGTGCATCGGCAGCATCCTGGTGGCGGGCATGACCATCGTTTGCCTGCGTCACCACGCCCACAGGCTGGCTGCAAAGAAGCTGGGACTGGGACCAGAGGGGGGCAGCTTCAGCCACCAGGAGTACCAG GACCTGTGTCGTCAGCACATGGCCTCCAAAGGCGCCTTCGGTCGCCTGGAAGCCGCTGCCCTGGGCGCCGTGGGAGGAGCGAGCGGAGgaggtgctgctgctgtcagtggaggaggaggaggaggaggaggagcaggaggaggaggaggaggagcagactCGAGGGTGAGCAGCGTGTCATCCCAGTTCAGCGACGGAGCCCAGCCCAGCCCGAGCTCCCACAGCAGCACGCCGTCGTGGTGCGAGGAGCCGGCGCAGGCCAACATGGACATCTCGACGGGCCACATGATACTG GCCTACATGGAGGACCACCTGAGGAACAAGGACCGTCTGATGAAGGAGTGGGAGGCTCTGTGCTCCTACCAAGCCGAGCCCAGCGCCGCTTCTGTGGCCCTGAGCGACCCCAACGCCAAGAAGAACCGCTGCCCCGACTCTGTGCCCT ATGACCACTCCAGGGTGAAGCTGAAGGCGGAGATTAACCCTTCACGCTCTGACTACATCAATGCCAGCACCATA ATTGAGCATGACCCCCGGATGCCGGCCTACATCGCCACCCAGGGCCCCCTGTCACACACCATCTCTGACTTCTGGCAg ATGGTTTGGGAGAACGGCTGCACGGTGATCGTGATGATGTCGGCTCTGGTGGAGGACGGAGAGAAACAGTGCGACCGCTACTGGCCTGATGAGGGCTCGTCTCTCTACCACATCTACGAG GTGAACTTGGTGTCTGAACACATCTGGTGTAACGACTTCCTGGTGCGGAGCTTCTACCTAAAGAACGTGCAGACCCAGGAGACCCGCACACTCACTCAGTTCCACTTCCTCAGCTGGCCTGCTCAGGGCATTCCCACCTCCacacgccccctgctggacttCCGCAG gAAGGTGAACAAGTGCTACAGAGGACGATCCTGCCCCATCATCGTGCACTGCAG TGATGGTACAGGCCGGACTGGGACTTACATCCTGATCGACATGGTTCTTAATCGCATGGCTAAAG gtgtgaaagaGATCGACATCGCTGCTACTCTGGAGCACGTTCGAGACCAGCGGCCCGGGATGGTTCGCACGAAG GACCAGTTTGAATTCGCTCTGACGGCCGTGGCTGAGGAGGTCAACGCCATCCTCAAAGCTCTGCCCCAGTGA